Sequence from the Candidatus Accumulibacter similis genome:
TCTATCCGGACCTGCCCAAGGGCTACCAGATCAGCCAGTACGAGTTGCCGGTGGTACGTGGCGGCAGCCTGTCCATCCAGGTCGGCGAGGACGAGAAGACGATCGCCCTGACCCGCGCGCACCTCGAGGAGGATGCCGGCAAGTCGCTGCACGAAGGACTCGGTCCGGCCGCCCAGGGCAGATCGGGAATCGACCTCAACCGCGCCGGAACGCCGCTGCTCGAGATCGTCACCGAACCTGACATGCGGTCCGCCGCGGAAGCGGTTGCCTATGCCCGGACACTGCACGCCCTGGTCCGCTGGATCGGTATCTGCGATGGCAACATGCAGGAAGGCTCGTTCCGCTGCGATGCCAACGTGTCGGTCAGACCAGCCGGCGAAGTCCGTCTGGGCACCCGGCGCGAGATCAAGAACCTCAATTCCTTCCGTTTCCTGCAGCAGGCGATCGACTACGAGGTGCGCTGGCAGATCGCCACCATCGAGGACGGCGGCCGCATCGAGCAGGCGACGGTGCTGTTCGACCCCGCCAGCGGCGAGACGCGGGCGATGCGCTCGAAGGAAGACGCGCACGACTACCGTTACTTTCCCGACCCGGACCTGCTGCCACTGGTCATCGAGCGGCATTGGGTCGAGCAGGTGCGCGCCGGGTTGCCCGAACTGCCGGCTGCCAGGCGCGAGCGACTGATGAATGATGGCGGGCTGTCCGCTTACGACGCCCGGATCCTGACCGCTTCGCTCGACTTGGCCAACTACTACGAAGCGACGGTCGCCGCTGCGGGAATCGACAACGCCAAGACATGCGCCAACTGGGTCATGGTCGACCTGGCGGCACGACTGAACCGCGAAGGCCGGGAGATCAACGAGTCACCGATCTCGGCGACGCAGCTTGGTGGACTGGTTGCCCGCATTGCCGACGGGACGATCTCGACCAACATGGCCCGCAGGGTCTTCGACGAGCTCTGCGGCGGTGGGCACGCCGCTTCTGCCGACGAGATCATCGCCCGCCAGGGGCTCCAGCAGATCAGTGACAGCAGCGCCCTGACGGCGCTGATCGACGACTTGCTGGCCGCCAACCCGGGCATGGTTGCCGAGTTCAGGTCGGGCAAGGAAAAGGCTTTCAACGCCTTGGTCGGCCAGGTGATGAAGGCGACGCGCGGCCAGGCCAACCCGCAACGGGTCAGTGAATTGTTGCGCCAGAAGCTCGGCTGAAAGGGCGGTCGGCGGCTGGCTTTCGGGGAAGCCTGCCGGAGGCCGTCAGGGCCGTCCCGCCGGCGGCCGCTTCGAGAGTTCGAGGAAGCGGCGCAGATCCTCGTCGTACTTCAGGCGTATCGCTTCGCGGTCCTTCTTCTTCGATTCGATCACCGACTCCTGCGCCCTGATCTCCTGGTCGGCATCACGCAAGCCCTTGGCCACGTCGACCGGCAACTGCCGGTTCCTGTAGAACTCGGCCTCATCCTCGAAACGCTTGCGCAGACGACGTACCTCGGCAATGCGCTCCTCGGCCGCCTTGATGGCCGCGGCGACGTCCCTTTCGGCGCGCGTCCGCATCACCTCGATGTCCTTCTCGCTGCCGTATGTGTTCAGCAAGGCCTGGTCCTTGCGTCTCTGCTCGCTGAGCAACCGCTCCTGTTCGCGGCGGCGCTGCTCTTCGGCCGCCCGCTGGGCGCGCTGCTCAGCGGTCAGTGGCGCCTCGACGGTACGCACCGGCCTGCCCGAGACGCCGATCTCGCGATACGCACGCCCGACGCAAACAGCCGGCAGGATGTCACCACAGACCTGCTTGCCCGCTTCGTCGTGACAACAGAAGATCGTCACTCCGGCAAGCGCCGGCGGCGCGCCGGCCAGTAACGCCAGCAGCAAGAGGCTTCTGCTAGGCGGCACGTGCAATACCATACTGCCGCCGATAGGCAGCTACCGCCGCTTCGTTCTGCCGCAGTTGCGGACTGTTGTGGAGAAAGCCCATCAGATCGTCCAGCGTCGCGACGCAGACCACGGGCATTCCGTAATCCCGCTCGACCTCCTGCACCGCCGACAACTCTCCCTGGCCCCGTTCCATGCGGTCCAGGGCGATGACGACACCGCAGGGCGAAGCACCCGCGGCGCGGATCAGCCCGACCGACTCGCGGATCGAGGTGCCAGCGGTGATCACATCATCGATGA
This genomic interval carries:
- the gatB gene encoding Asp-tRNA(Asn)/Glu-tRNA(Gln) amidotransferase subunit GatB, which codes for MKQWEVVIGIETHVQLSTRAKIFSGSSTAFGAAPNLQANAVDIALPGVLPVLNRGAVECAIRFGLAVGGEVAARSVFARKNYFYPDLPKGYQISQYELPVVRGGSLSIQVGEDEKTIALTRAHLEEDAGKSLHEGLGPAAQGRSGIDLNRAGTPLLEIVTEPDMRSAAEAVAYARTLHALVRWIGICDGNMQEGSFRCDANVSVRPAGEVRLGTRREIKNLNSFRFLQQAIDYEVRWQIATIEDGGRIEQATVLFDPASGETRAMRSKEDAHDYRYFPDPDLLPLVIERHWVEQVRAGLPELPAARRERLMNDGGLSAYDARILTASLDLANYYEATVAAAGIDNAKTCANWVMVDLAARLNREGREINESPISATQLGGLVARIADGTISTNMARRVFDELCGGGHAASADEIIARQGLQQISDSSALTALIDDLLAANPGMVAEFRSGKEKAFNALVGQVMKATRGQANPQRVSELLRQKLG